The Ruficoccus amylovorans genome has a segment encoding these proteins:
- a CDS encoding NAD-dependent epimerase/dehydratase family protein, translated as MSSSQTHALPSTSAEADAFLSEPSPGLLESLSQLEGPVTVLGAGGKMGLHICRMLKRSGELLGKEIEVTAVSRFRTLRGREVFEQAGIKTAPCELEDEVALAGLENSPNIIFMAGAKFGTSDQPDLLKRMNADLPIKASKRFPGAKIIVFSTGCVYAMVTPESGGSRESDPTEPPGIYAQSCLDREKAFTAAACDFGSRVCLVRLNYSTEFRYGVLVDICQKVLLGEPVSLDMGWVNVIWQRDAVDHILRTFTVADTSAKPLNITGSGIHSVRDIALGFGKLLNKPVTFSGSEGNVAWLNNASTSHKLFGEPPTSLETMMEWTASWALQGGEIYNKPTGFEKRDGKF; from the coding sequence ATGTCATCATCCCAAACCCATGCACTACCATCCACGTCGGCCGAGGCCGATGCTTTCCTTTCGGAACCGAGCCCCGGACTCCTCGAAAGCCTTTCACAGCTGGAAGGCCCTGTAACCGTACTGGGTGCGGGCGGAAAAATGGGCCTTCACATCTGCCGCATGCTCAAGCGGAGTGGAGAATTACTCGGCAAGGAGATCGAAGTCACCGCCGTCTCACGCTTCCGCACTCTACGTGGGCGCGAGGTTTTCGAGCAGGCTGGCATAAAGACGGCCCCCTGTGAGCTTGAGGATGAAGTCGCGCTGGCAGGACTGGAAAACTCACCCAACATCATATTCATGGCGGGGGCAAAATTCGGCACCAGCGATCAGCCCGACTTGCTCAAACGCATGAACGCAGATCTCCCGATCAAAGCATCCAAGCGCTTCCCAGGGGCTAAAATTATCGTATTCTCGACCGGATGCGTCTATGCAATGGTCACTCCTGAAAGCGGTGGCTCACGCGAGAGCGACCCGACGGAACCTCCCGGCATTTACGCTCAATCGTGCCTGGACCGCGAAAAGGCATTCACAGCCGCGGCCTGCGACTTCGGAAGTCGCGTGTGTCTGGTTCGGCTCAATTATTCCACTGAGTTTCGTTACGGGGTGCTGGTGGATATTTGCCAGAAGGTCCTGCTCGGCGAACCGGTTTCGCTCGACATGGGCTGGGTCAATGTCATCTGGCAACGCGATGCAGTTGATCACATATTACGGACTTTCACTGTGGCTGACACATCCGCCAAGCCGCTTAATATAACCGGGTCCGGCATTCACTCAGTACGTGACATAGCCCTCGGCTTTGGAAAACTATTAAACAAACCGGTTACATTCTCAGGAAGCGAGGGCAACGTCGCCTGGCTCAACAATGCCAGCACCTCCCACAAGCTTTTCGGAGAACCGCCGACCTCTCTCGAAACCATGATGGAGTGGACGGCCTCCTGGGCTCTTCAAGGCGGAGAAATTTACAACAAGCCGACCGGCTTTGAGAAACGCGATGGCAAATTCTAA
- a CDS encoding dihydrodipicolinate synthase family protein codes for MDIRRHLLAGQAIPALPLALNTERKWCRKHQRALIRYYLESGTGGIAVGVHSTQFEIREPRYGLFEPLLRFASEQIDAYTRDSSNGFIKIAGLCGQTEQAVSEAKLAADCGYHAGLLSLAAMKHASEDELLAHCEAVSKHISIIGFYLQSAVGGAPLPYSFWKRFAMIENVVAIKMAPFNRYQTIDVIRAVCESGRSDISLYTGNDDNIIADLVTPWDFAGQKVFIRGGLLGQFGVWTSKATAMLREIQRERARGQLSPEWMSRNAALTDANAAIFDAANNFRGVLCGIHEVLRRQGLLETNYCLDPNEQLSPGQAEELDRVCRAYPWLTDDAFVKENLHRWLSD; via the coding sequence ATGGACATTCGCCGACACTTGCTGGCCGGGCAGGCAATCCCTGCCCTGCCCCTCGCCCTCAACACGGAACGTAAATGGTGCCGGAAGCACCAACGGGCTCTCATCCGCTACTATCTGGAATCGGGAACCGGTGGAATCGCTGTCGGCGTGCACTCGACGCAGTTTGAAATCCGCGAGCCCAGGTACGGACTTTTCGAGCCTCTGCTACGCTTTGCCTCAGAACAGATTGACGCGTATACCCGAGACAGCAGCAACGGCTTTATCAAAATAGCCGGGCTGTGCGGACAAACCGAGCAGGCTGTCAGCGAGGCCAAGCTGGCCGCGGACTGCGGCTACCACGCCGGATTGCTGAGTCTGGCAGCCATGAAGCACGCCTCGGAAGACGAGTTACTCGCGCACTGCGAAGCTGTCTCGAAGCACATTTCAATCATCGGTTTTTACCTTCAGTCTGCCGTCGGCGGCGCGCCGCTTCCTTATTCCTTCTGGAAGCGTTTCGCGATGATCGAAAACGTGGTAGCGATCAAGATGGCCCCCTTCAATCGCTACCAGACTATCGACGTGATTCGTGCCGTCTGCGAGAGCGGACGCTCGGACATCTCCCTGTACACCGGTAACGACGACAATATTATCGCAGACCTGGTAACGCCGTGGGACTTCGCCGGGCAGAAGGTTTTCATCCGTGGCGGGCTCCTCGGGCAATTCGGCGTATGGACCAGCAAGGCGACTGCCATGCTCAGGGAAATTCAGCGCGAACGCGCCCGAGGCCAACTCTCCCCTGAGTGGATGAGCCGCAACGCCGCCCTGACCGACGCCAACGCCGCCATCTTTGACGCCGCAAACAACTTTCGCGGCGTGCTCTGTGGCATCCACGAAGTGTTGCGCCGACAGGGACTGCTCGAAACCAACTATTGCCTCGACCCGAACGAACAGCTCTCGCCCGGACAGGCCGAGGAACTTGACCGTGTGTGCCGGGCTTATCCCTGGCTCACCGACGACGCTTTCGTCAAAGAAAACCTCCATCGCTGGCTCAGCGACTAG